A part of Rhipicephalus microplus isolate Deutch F79 chromosome 8, USDA_Rmic, whole genome shotgun sequence genomic DNA contains:
- the LOC119164102 gene encoding bifunctional 3'-5' exonuclease/ATP-dependent helicase WRN-like: MSSGICAELSKVRVLLDDIECLVCDEQANSDCRTESQLKLVAEMLGKLRDELATTKGSAPSCDGVGDSDGWGSDDDFDKSVVAMCDIAESVSKLDATDPSGSVHNEGVDEDRHDNYDIETDDEFDSFCENGAPAGPTFQVTTEESLRNEPPPSEDHLRVLRIKFGHSAFRPMQWKIVRSILEEKRDNCVVMATGYGKSLCYQYPPVYTGGTAVVVSPLISLMEDQVRGLAAANIPACFLGSAQSRQSEAVNELLAGQYRVLYITPEFAESNLSLPKMLDKRVGITLFAIDEAHCVSQWGHDFRHSYRKLGALRQSFPHVPFLALTATATPNVRDDIVRALSLKDVVLTCTSFDRPNLYLDVRRKGVMMDDLKEVIPKDDSPTIVYCSTRGTTEEVIKILHNLGVKCALYHAGLSLEERKKSHTMFLEDKVQVVVATVAFGMGIDKPDVRKIIHYGAPRDIESYYQEIGRAGRDGLPSKCIVFFSNGDLVSNKYFLKDISNPLFLQHKTDMLNKMQHYLSSTRCRRKLLLAHFAGAEADMVGGVPHCCDNCTRRLNQDKTKDAKQVQTNKDGKTNYTKEARLLFDVVMGTKQRYGITVPIAVLRGSCSQKVPDYLKKSIYFGTGKHKTEAFWKAFARLLQSEGYLQEKAIHNSGMPKGAATRFISSIVLTEKAKEWTRGSEELLLEPTTELADMEAPRPVAKPQVLPKTVAPRLPVPATGFADIIESRQKAKMEDEDSFLALTRNEEPSEDEKLRSELYAQLVELRNRMASECGYAPYMVFNNRILLTIAQACPTSLERLGKVEGVSEAKLNKFGGRVVEVVSQFCKDRGLQPSDDQDEVSTDASSCQNDSLNYLMQELNDTQRVTYLLYRKSQNVTGIATSRGLAVSTVIGHLTEAIKVGLPVDLESLGVTTDILEAVTNAVMNLSGDIGRLTPIKDLCPEHVEFNHIKAVLAYLQAKYGIENSRLNLPKTLTSSVTGSRKTASERPKPAEEKQVVAEDAVPRTRSEKRGVSTEQLMTVSKKMKSSSLFRK, translated from the exons ATGTCTTCAGGCATTTGCGCCGAGCTGTCTAAAGTCCGAGTACTCCTGGACGACATCGAATGCCTCGTTTGCGACGAACAAGCGAACTCCGACTGTCGGACCGAATCCCAGCTCAAGCTAGTCGCCGAAATGCTCGGTAAACTCCGGGACGAACTGGCGACGACGAAGGGATCTGCGCCTTCGTGCGACGGCGTTGGGGACAGTGACGGTTGGGGTAGCGACGATGACTTCGATAAGAGCGTCGTCGCGATGTGCGACATAGCCGAAAGTGTCAGCAAGCTCGATGCCACCGATCCATCGGGCTCGGTTCACAATGAAGGCGTCGATGAAGACCGCCATGATAACTACGACATTGAAACTGACGACGAATTCGACAGCTTTTGCGAGAACGGCGCGCCGGCGGGTCCCACGTTTCAAGTCACCACCGAAGAGTCGCTCAGGAACGAGCCGCCACCGTCGGAGGACCACCTACGGGTATTGAGGATCAAGTTCGGCCACAGCGCGTTTAGGCCGATGCAGTGGAAGATAGTGCGCTCCATCTTAGAGGAAAAGAGGGACAACTGCGTTGTCATGGCGACCGGCTACGGAAAGAGTCTGTGCTACCAGTACCCACCCGTGTACACGGGTGGAACGGCTGTCGTGGTGTCTCCCCTAATCTCTCTGATGGAAGACCAAGTCCGGGGTCTGGCCGCTGCCAACATTCCGGCGTGCTTCTTGGGCTCGGCGCAAAGCCGGCAGAGTGAAGCCGTGAATGAGCTGTTGGCGGGTCAGTACAGGGTCCTTTACATCACCCCAGAGTTCGCGGAGTCAAACCTCAGCCTGCCGAAAATGCTGGATAAACGTGTTGGCATCACTCTATTCGCCATTGATGAAGCCCACTGCGTGTCGCAGTGGGGTCATGACTTCCGGCATTCGTACCGGAAACTGGGCGCACTGAGGCAAAGCTTCCCGCATGTTCCATTCCTGGCGCTCACGGCCACTGCGACCCCGAACGTTAGAGATGACATTGTACGCGCCCTTTCACTCAAAGATGTCGTCCTGACGTGTACAAGCTTTGACAGGCCCAACCTGTATTTGGATGTGAGAAGAAAAGGCGTCATGATGGACGACTTGAAAGAGGTCATTCCAAAAGACGACAGCCCGACGATCGTCTACTGTTCCACGCGGGGGACTACCGAAGAAGTCATCAAAATACTGCACAACTTGGGCGTCAAGTGCGCCCTGTACCATGCCGGCTTGtcactggaagaaagaaaaaaatcccacACAATGTTCCTGGAAGACAAAGTTCAGGTCGTCGTGGCAACGGTCGCATTTGGCATGGGCATCGACAAGCCCGATGTGCGAAAGATCATCCACTATGGCGCCCCGAGAGATATTGAGTCTTACTACCAGGAGATCGGCCGGGCCGGCCGTGATGGTTTGCCCAGCAAGTGCATAGTCTTTTTCAGTAATGGAGACCTCGTCTCAAACAAATACTTCCTGAAGGACATTTCGAATCCTTTGTTCCTCCAACACAAGACAGACATGCTAAACAAAATGCAGCATTACCTAAGCAGCACTCGCTGCCGCCGTAAGTTGTTGCTGGCCCACTTTGCCGGCGCTGAGGCAGACATGGTTGGTGGCGTGCCACATTGCTGCGACAACTGTACGCGCCGACTTAACCAGGACAAGACTAAAGATGCTAAGCAGGTCCAGACGAACAAAGACGGCAAGACTAACTATACTAAGGAAGCCCGTCTTCTGTTTGATGTTGTTATGGGGACAAAGCAGAGGTACGGGATAACTGTACCCATAGCCGTTTTACGGGGATCTTGCTCACAGAAGGTGCCAGATTATTTGAAAAAGAGCATCTATTTCGGTACTGGGAAGCACAAGACGGAAGCATTCTGGAAAGCTTTCGCAAGGCTTCTACAGTCTGAAGGATATCTGCAGGAaaaggcaatccacaactctggCATGCCAAAAGGTGCAGCTACACGATTTATTTCCTCCATTGTCCTGACAGAAAAGGCGAAGGAGTGGACTCGTGGCAGTGAGGAGCTTCTGCTTGAACCGACGACTGAACTGGCCGACATGGAAGCTCCTCGGCCTGTAGCGAAGCCTCAAGTGTTGCCGAAGACTGTGGCTCCTAGGCTGCCGGTGCCAGCGACCGGCTTCGCAGACATCATAGAAAGCCGGCAGAAAGCTAAGATGGAAGACGAAGATTCGTTCCTGGCACTGACCAGAAACGAGGAGCCATCAGAAGATGAAAAGCTCCGCTCCGAGCTCTATGCCCAGTTGGTGGAGCTTCGCAACCGAATGGCGTCAGAGTGTGGCTATGCTCCGTACATGGTTTTCAATAACCGCATTCTTCTGACAATCGCCCAGGCTTGTCCGACATCTCTGGAACGACTAGGGAAGGTCGAAGGTGTGTCCGAGGCCAAACTGAACAAGTTCGGTGGACGGGTGGTCGAGGTGGTTTCCCAGTTCTGCAAGGACCGCGGTCTTCAGCCATCGGATGACCAGGACGAGGTGTCGACGGATGCCTCTTCGTGCCAAAATGATTCTTTGAACTACTTGATGCAGGAGCTGAACGACACGCAGCGAGTGACTTACCTTCTGTATCGAAAGAGCCAGAACGTCACGGGCATAGCGACTAGCCGCGGCCTTGCCGTTTCGACAGTTATCGGACACCTCACCGAAGCCATCAAG GTCGGACTACCGGTTGACCTGGAGAGTCTCGGAGTGACAACTGACATCTTGGAAGCTGTCACTAACGCTGTGATGAATCTGAGCGGCGACATCGGCAGACTAACTCCGATCAAGGACCTCTGTCCTGAACACGTCGAGTTCAATCACATCAAAGCGGTCTTGGCTTACCTGCAAGCTAAGTATGGCATCGAAAACTCTAGACTGAACCTCCCAAAGACCTTAACGTCGTCGGTGACTGGTAGTCGAAAGACCGCAAGCGAGCGGCCAAAGCCGGCTGAAGAAAAACAAGTTGTAGCGGAAGACGCTGTGCCACGGACAAGAAGCGAGAAGCGAGGTGTCTCCACTGAGCAGCTGATGACCGTCAGCAAAAAGATGAAGAGCAGTTCGCTATTCAGGAAGTGA